One genomic segment of Hymenobacter psoromatis includes these proteins:
- a CDS encoding anthranilate synthase component I family protein, giving the protein MLTIPIADLPADFRARALQWASAFSHCAYYEPNDLQAKAASSFTRMLGVATVTAPTPPTLAELATCLSDPAAPLPWCGFVTYDVKNELEALSSQNFSGFDWPALHFFQPETCLRWQADALEIWGQTAGVLAAILATAVPAALPPTGPPMCPRMSRADYLRAVENVREDILNGEVYELTLCQEFYAENVRLDPVATFWRLNEVAPAPYAGFLRHHDHYLLCASPECFITGNQELVTSQPIKGTRRRGPTPAQDEQQRLALLHDEKERAENLMIVDLVRNDLARVARTGTVRVPELFGTYGFKHIWQLISTVTAEIRPGLSLTDILRATFPMGSMTGAPKIRAMQLIEQYEASRRGLYSGSFGFVRPDGEFEFNVVIRSLQYRADTGYLSLQVGSAITYDSVPEQEYAECLLKAQGMLEALYTVINE; this is encoded by the coding sequence CCATTCCGATAGCCGACCTGCCCGCCGACTTCCGCGCCCGCGCCCTGCAATGGGCCAGCGCTTTTTCGCATTGTGCTTATTATGAGCCTAATGACTTACAGGCAAAGGCCGCCAGTTCGTTTACCCGAATGCTGGGGGTAGCGACCGTAACCGCCCCTACCCCCCCCACCTTGGCCGAGCTGGCTACCTGCCTGAGCGACCCGGCCGCGCCGCTGCCGTGGTGCGGCTTCGTGACGTATGATGTGAAAAACGAGCTGGAAGCGCTGAGCAGCCAGAATTTTTCGGGGTTTGACTGGCCGGCGCTACATTTTTTTCAGCCCGAAACCTGCCTGCGCTGGCAAGCCGACGCACTGGAAATCTGGGGCCAGACGGCGGGCGTGCTGGCCGCGATTCTGGCTACGGCAGTGCCAGCCGCCCTACCCCCCACCGGACCGCCCATGTGCCCCCGAATGTCCCGCGCCGACTACCTGCGGGCGGTAGAAAACGTGCGCGAAGACATTTTGAATGGAGAGGTTTATGAATTAACTCTTTGCCAGGAATTCTACGCCGAAAACGTGCGCCTGGACCCCGTGGCTACGTTTTGGCGGCTCAATGAGGTAGCGCCCGCGCCCTACGCGGGCTTTTTGCGCCACCACGACCATTATTTGCTCTGCGCTTCACCCGAGTGCTTTATTACTGGTAATCAAGAGCTTGTTACCTCGCAACCCATTAAAGGCACCCGGCGGCGCGGCCCTACCCCCGCCCAGGACGAGCAGCAGCGCCTGGCCCTGCTGCACGACGAAAAGGAGCGCGCCGAAAACCTGATGATAGTGGACCTGGTGCGCAACGACCTGGCCCGCGTGGCCCGCACCGGCACCGTACGCGTACCTGAACTATTTGGCACTTATGGCTTTAAACACATCTGGCAACTGATTTCGACCGTCACGGCCGAGATAAGGCCAGGCCTGAGCCTGACCGATATATTGCGTGCTACTTTCCCGATGGGCTCGATGACGGGCGCGCCCAAAATCCGGGCTATGCAGCTCATTGAGCAGTATGAGGCCAGCCGGCGCGGCCTCTACAGTGGCAGCTTCGGCTTCGTGCGGCCCGACGGCGAATTTGAGTTTAACGTGGTGATTCGCAGCCTCCAATACCGCGCTGATACGGGCTACCTCAGCCTGCAAGTCGGCTCGGCCATCACCTACGACTCGGTGCCCGAGCAGGAATACGCCGAGTGCCTGCTAAAAGCACAAGGGATGCTGGAAGCGCTTTATACAGTGATTAACGAGTAG